The proteins below are encoded in one region of Leptotrichia sp. oral taxon 218:
- a CDS encoding YhcG family protein: protein MGVSNNYINEVKEILKSARQKAYNTINSVMVEAYWKIGRRIVEEEQNGKERAEYGKEILKNLSKELTEEFGKGFGERNIRNIRQFYVLFSDYEKWKSLISKLTWTHIQKVLRVSDEKARIFYLTEAAENMWSVRTLDRNISTLYYNRIVASIDKKIVENEMQDKTKKLQAKEFIKNPVVLEFLDLPTSMSYTENELEKALIDDIQKFMMELGKGFAFVERQQYIRTENSDFYIDLVFYNYILKCFIIVELKTEKLTHQDIGQLDMYVRMYDDLKKQENDNPTIGLLLCTETDGTIIKYSVLNDNKNLFASKYVNYLPSEEELINEIERQKTLFESKKNNEVEY from the coding sequence ATGGGGGTTTCAAATAACTATATTAATGAAGTGAAAGAGATACTTAAAAGTGCTAGACAAAAAGCATACAATACTATAAATTCAGTAATGGTGGAAGCGTATTGGAAAATCGGTAGACGAATTGTAGAAGAAGAACAGAATGGGAAAGAAAGAGCTGAATACGGGAAAGAAATATTAAAAAATTTATCTAAGGAATTGACAGAAGAATTTGGAAAAGGTTTTGGAGAAAGAAATATTCGGAATATTAGACAGTTTTATGTACTATTTTCAGATTATGAAAAATGGAAATCACTGATTTCCAAATTAACTTGGACACACATTCAAAAAGTTTTAAGAGTTTCCGATGAGAAGGCCAGAATATTTTATCTGACAGAAGCAGCTGAAAATATGTGGTCTGTAAGAACATTAGATCGAAATATATCTACACTTTATTATAATCGTATTGTTGCAAGTATTGATAAAAAAATTGTTGAAAATGAAATGCAAGATAAGACAAAAAAACTACAAGCAAAAGAATTTATAAAAAATCCAGTAGTTTTAGAGTTTCTAGATTTGCCAACAAGCATGTCTTATACAGAAAATGAATTGGAAAAAGCACTAATAGATGATATTCAAAAATTTATGATGGAACTTGGAAAAGGTTTTGCATTTGTTGAAAGACAGCAGTATATCCGTACTGAAAATTCAGATTTTTACATTGATTTGGTATTTTACAATTATATTTTAAAATGTTTTATTATAGTAGAATTAAAGACAGAAAAATTAACACATCAGGATATTGGACAACTTGATATGTATGTAAGAATGTATGATGACTTAAAAAAACAGGAAAATGATAATCCAACAATAGGACTTCTTCTTTGTACGGAAACAGATGGAACTATTATAAAATATTCGGTTTTGAATGATAATAAAAATCTTTTTGCAAGTAAATATGTAAATTATCTGCCTAGTGAAGAGGAATTAATAAACGAAATCGAAAGACAGAAGACATTGTTTGAAAGTAAAAAGAATAATGAAGTGGAATATTAA
- a CDS encoding DUF4865 family protein has protein sequence MMQYKVKLPNDFDMNNIRRRVQENGFKTDGFEDLFFKAYLISEENKEYSPLYFWKDNKGMNKFIFDGFYDNILNSFGWQTINIGIPLLQEFNENFSKARYLLEIENETKPMEKMKRMEFSISDDKIVGRALVYNPENWKHTEYYFFEDAPKEVENLKVYEVLHISQ, from the coding sequence ATGATGCAGTATAAAGTAAAACTCCCAAATGATTTTGATATGAATAATATTAGAAGAAGAGTGCAAGAAAATGGGTTTAAAACAGATGGATTTGAAGATTTATTTTTTAAAGCCTATTTAATCTCTGAGGAAAATAAAGAATATTCGCCATTATACTTTTGGAAAGATAACAAAGGAATGAATAAATTCATATTTGATGGTTTCTATGATAATATTTTAAATTCTTTTGGCTGGCAGACTATAAATATTGGAATACCATTGTTGCAAGAGTTTAATGAAAACTTTTCTAAAGCAAGATATTTATTAGAAATAGAGAATGAAACAAAACCGATGGAAAAAATGAAAAGAATGGAATTTTCTATATCAGATGATAAAATTGTTGGAAGAGCATTAGTATATAACCCTGAAAATTGGAAACATACAGAGTATTATTTTTTTGAAGATGCTCCTAAAGAAGTAGAAAATTTAAAAGTGTACGAAGTTTTACATATTTCTCAATAA
- a CDS encoding 2-isopropylmalate synthase: MYKENKTMKKHIKIFDTTLRDGEQTPRVNLNAEEKLRIAKQLESLGVDIIEAGFAVASPGDFEAVKMIAENVKNSTVCSLSRAVKKDIEAAGEALKGAAKPRIHTFIATSPIHREFKLKMTKEQILERVKEMVELAKSFVDDVEFSSEDATRTEKEFLVEVYETAIKAGATTLNVPDTVGYRTPNEMFELITYLRKNVKGIENVDISVHCHDDLGLSVANSVAAIQAGATQIECTINGLGERAGNTSLEEIAMILKTRKDLFEEYYTNIDSKQIYPTSKLVSLLTGVSTQPNKAIIGANAFAHESGIHQHGVLANPETYEIMSPESVGRNPDSLVLGKHSGKHAFVQKLESLGFNHVGSDRVEELFAQFKKLADKKKYVLDEDIIALVAGEAAKIEGRIKLAHFEISRQEGKKPKATVTIELDGEKLVKEALGDGPVDAAYNAVNLAVSDTFVLEEYKLEAITGDTDAQAQVVVIIEKNGNRFIGRGQSTDVVEASIKAYINGINRLYSN; the protein is encoded by the coding sequence ATTTACAAGGAGAATAAGACAATGAAAAAGCATATTAAAATATTCGATACAACACTAAGAGATGGAGAACAAACACCAAGAGTTAATCTTAATGCTGAAGAAAAATTAAGAATTGCAAAACAATTGGAAAGTTTGGGAGTGGATATAATTGAAGCTGGATTTGCTGTGGCATCGCCTGGAGATTTTGAAGCTGTAAAAATGATTGCTGAAAATGTAAAAAATTCAACAGTTTGTAGTTTGTCAAGAGCTGTGAAAAAAGATATTGAAGCAGCAGGGGAGGCTCTAAAAGGTGCGGCAAAACCTAGAATTCATACATTTATTGCGACTTCGCCTATTCACAGAGAATTTAAGTTGAAAATGACGAAAGAGCAAATTCTTGAAAGAGTAAAAGAAATGGTAGAACTTGCAAAATCATTTGTTGATGATGTTGAATTTTCTTCAGAAGATGCGACCAGAACAGAAAAAGAATTTTTGGTAGAGGTGTATGAAACAGCTATAAAAGCTGGAGCAACTACATTAAATGTACCTGATACTGTAGGTTACAGAACTCCAAATGAAATGTTTGAACTTATAACTTATTTGAGAAAAAATGTAAAAGGAATTGAAAATGTTGATATTTCTGTGCATTGTCACGATGATTTGGGACTTTCTGTAGCAAATTCGGTTGCAGCGATTCAAGCTGGAGCAACTCAAATTGAATGTACAATTAACGGACTTGGAGAAAGAGCTGGAAATACTTCACTTGAAGAAATTGCAATGATTTTGAAAACAAGAAAAGATTTATTTGAAGAATATTACACAAACATTGATTCAAAGCAAATTTACCCAACAAGTAAATTAGTAAGCCTTTTGACAGGAGTTTCAACACAGCCAAATAAAGCAATTATTGGAGCGAATGCCTTTGCACACGAATCAGGAATTCATCAACATGGAGTATTAGCAAATCCTGAAACTTACGAAATTATGAGTCCAGAATCAGTTGGAAGAAATCCGGACAGCTTAGTACTCGGAAAACATTCAGGAAAACACGCTTTTGTACAAAAATTAGAATCACTAGGATTTAATCATGTCGGAAGTGACAGAGTGGAAGAATTATTTGCACAGTTTAAAAAATTGGCAGATAAGAAAAAATATGTTTTAGATGAAGACATTATCGCATTAGTTGCTGGAGAAGCAGCAAAAATAGAAGGAAGAATAAAACTGGCTCACTTTGAAATTTCAAGACAGGAAGGGAAAAAGCCAAAAGCGACAGTTACAATTGAACTGGATGGAGAAAAACTGGTTAAAGAAGCTCTTGGAGACGGACCTGTTGATGCAGCTTATAATGCGGTTAATCTAGCGGTAAGTGATACTTTTGTTTTAGAAGAATACAAGCTGGAGGCAATAACTGGAGATACTGATGCACAGGCACAAGTAGTTGTAATTATCGAGAAAAATGGAAACAGATTTATTGGTAGAGGACAAAGTACAGATGTTGTGGAAGCAAGTATAAAGGCTTATATTAACGGAATAAATAGGCTTTATAGTAATTAA
- a CDS encoding class I SAM-dependent methyltransferase — MSVSQHWEKEKYEKNARFVSNYGKELIEWLNPKKDEYILDLGCGDGVLTKEISKYGCKVLGLDGSQKFVEATRKLGVDAIQGDAQNMNFENEFDAIFSNAALHWMTNPDKVLEGVAKALKKGGRFVVEMGCKGNVEKIENAMFEVARKHNFKAIKCWFFPTEKEETELLNKYGLKVKRMISFSRPTLLPTGIKGWLQTFSAPAFVNIPKEMHEKLIDEIAEKVEKELEKNENGQIIADYVRLRFEAVKK, encoded by the coding sequence ATGAGTGTGAGTCAGCATTGGGAAAAGGAAAAGTATGAAAAAAATGCACGGTTTGTTTCGAATTATGGAAAGGAACTGATTGAATGGCTGAATCCGAAAAAGGATGAATATATTTTGGATTTAGGCTGTGGAGATGGTGTATTGACTAAGGAAATTTCAAAATATGGGTGCAAAGTTTTGGGACTGGATGGAAGTCAGAAATTTGTTGAAGCGACTAGAAAATTGGGAGTTGATGCGATACAAGGCGATGCACAGAATATGAATTTTGAAAATGAATTTGATGCAATTTTTTCCAATGCGGCACTTCATTGGATGACAAATCCTGATAAAGTTTTGGAAGGTGTGGCAAAAGCACTCAAAAAAGGTGGACGATTTGTGGTCGAAATGGGTTGCAAAGGAAATGTGGAAAAAATAGAAAATGCAATGTTTGAAGTTGCAAGAAAACATAATTTTAAAGCTATAAAATGCTGGTTTTTTCCGACAGAAAAAGAGGAAACAGAATTACTTAATAAATATGGCTTAAAAGTAAAAAGAATGATAAGTTTTTCTCGTCCAACTTTACTTCCAACAGGGATAAAAGGATGGCTACAAACCTTTTCTGCACCTGCTTTTGTGAATATTCCGAAAGAAATGCACGAAAAATTGATTGATGAAATAGCTGAAAAAGTGGAAAAAGAGCTTGAAAAAAATGAAAATGGACAAATTATAGCTGATTATGTAAGATTGAGATTTGAAGCTGTGAAGAAATAG
- the ilvN gene encoding acetolactate synthase small subunit: MNREHEILIIAKNTDGIVSRIMSLFNRRGYSVLKMTAGVTNKPGYARLTMTVEGDDKTLNQIQKQVYKIVDVVKVKVFPVENVIRRELMLIKVKSDPETRAQIVQVADIYRGKVLDVSPTSLVIELTGNVKKLRGFVEIMHNYGVLEIAKTGVVAMSRGEKL; encoded by the coding sequence ATGAATAGAGAACATGAAATTTTAATAATTGCAAAAAATACTGATGGAATTGTGTCGAGAATAATGTCTTTATTCAATAGAAGAGGATATTCTGTTTTAAAAATGACAGCAGGAGTTACAAATAAACCTGGTTATGCGAGATTGACAATGACAGTAGAAGGAGACGACAAAACATTAAATCAAATTCAAAAACAAGTTTATAAAATTGTGGATGTTGTAAAAGTAAAAGTTTTCCCAGTTGAAAATGTTATTAGAAGAGAATTGATGTTAATAAAAGTAAAATCTGATCCAGAAACTAGAGCACAAATTGTTCAAGTTGCGGATATTTACAGAGGAAAAGTTTTAGATGTGTCACCAACTTCATTAGTTATTGAACTTACAGGAAATGTGAAAAAATTGCGTGGATTTGTGGAAATTATGCACAATTATGGAGTTTTGGAAATTGCAAAAACTGGAGTTGTAGCGATGAGCCGTGGAGAAAAATTGTAG
- the ilvB gene encoding biosynthetic-type acetolactate synthase large subunit translates to MSETKMINGGRILLESLHRLGITDIFGYPGGAVIPIFDEIYSYDKINYYFARHEQGLSHAADGYARVSGKVGVCLATSGPGATNMVTGIMTAHMDSVPMIAITGQVRSNLLGRDAFQETDTVGITMPITKCNYLIQNIKEIPRVVKEAYYIATTGRPGPVLIDIPNDIQVHQIPYEEFERLFDEKIELEGYSPTYEGHQGQIKRAIKLIKEAKKPLIIAGAGVLKSKASKELFDYAEKTQTPVATTLLGLGAFPESHELSLGMLGMHGTVPANYATDEADLVIAAGIRFDDRIAGNPNKFIENAKVIHIDIDPAEIDKNKRADVPIVGDLKHVLTDINTEIEPQTHEEWVKKVVEWKKEYPLGHREVGEDKLLPQEVLKAIDDILQGDTIVVTDVGQHQMWAAQYFTYKNPDSIVTSGGAGTMGFGLPAAIGAQIGAPDKKVVLIVGDGGFQMTLQELMMIKQYNLPVKVVILNNSYLGMVRQWQELFKDRRYSFVNLEINPDFIKIAEAYGIKNAKLTNKEDLRTKLKDLILSDEGVLIECVVEKEENVFPMIPAGKTVSQMIGKKGVLENE, encoded by the coding sequence ATGAGTGAAACTAAGATGATAAACGGTGGTAGAATTTTACTAGAATCGCTACATAGATTAGGAATAACAGATATTTTTGGATATCCGGGAGGAGCGGTAATTCCAATATTTGATGAAATTTATAGTTATGACAAAATAAATTACTATTTTGCAAGACATGAGCAAGGATTGTCACATGCGGCAGATGGTTATGCGAGAGTTTCTGGAAAAGTGGGAGTTTGTCTTGCGACTTCAGGGCCTGGTGCGACAAATATGGTTACGGGAATAATGACAGCACATATGGATTCTGTACCAATGATTGCGATAACTGGACAAGTTAGATCAAATTTATTGGGAAGAGATGCTTTCCAAGAAACTGATACAGTTGGAATTACAATGCCAATTACAAAATGTAATTATTTGATTCAAAATATAAAAGAAATACCTAGAGTTGTAAAAGAGGCTTACTACATTGCGACAACAGGTAGACCAGGACCAGTTCTTATTGATATTCCAAACGATATTCAAGTTCATCAAATTCCATATGAAGAATTTGAGAGATTATTTGATGAAAAAATTGAATTGGAAGGATATTCACCAACTTATGAAGGACATCAAGGTCAAATTAAAAGAGCAATTAAATTGATAAAAGAAGCGAAAAAACCGTTGATAATTGCAGGAGCGGGAGTTTTGAAATCGAAAGCGTCGAAAGAATTGTTTGACTATGCTGAAAAGACACAAACACCTGTGGCTACGACATTACTTGGATTGGGAGCATTTCCTGAATCGCACGAATTATCTCTTGGAATGTTAGGAATGCACGGAACTGTACCAGCGAATTATGCGACAGATGAGGCAGATTTAGTAATTGCGGCTGGAATTAGATTTGATGACAGAATTGCTGGAAATCCTAATAAATTTATTGAAAATGCAAAAGTTATTCACATTGACATTGATCCAGCTGAAATTGATAAGAATAAAAGGGCTGATGTGCCAATTGTTGGGGATTTAAAACATGTATTGACTGATATTAATACTGAAATTGAGCCACAAACTCACGAGGAATGGGTTAAAAAAGTTGTTGAATGGAAAAAAGAATATCCATTAGGACATAGAGAAGTTGGAGAAGATAAATTACTTCCACAAGAAGTTCTAAAAGCGATTGACGATATTTTGCAAGGGGACACAATTGTTGTAACTGATGTTGGTCAACATCAAATGTGGGCTGCTCAATATTTCACTTACAAAAATCCTGATTCAATCGTAACTTCAGGAGGAGCTGGAACAATGGGATTTGGACTTCCTGCGGCAATTGGAGCACAAATAGGAGCACCTGATAAAAAAGTTGTTTTAATCGTTGGAGATGGTGGTTTCCAAATGACATTACAAGAATTAATGATGATTAAACAATACAATTTACCAGTAAAAGTTGTTATCTTGAACAATTCTTACTTGGGAATGGTTAGACAATGGCAAGAATTGTTTAAAGATAGAAGATATTCATTCGTTAATTTAGAAATAAATCCAGATTTCATCAAAATTGCAGAAGCGTATGGAATTAAAAATGCAAAACTTACAAACAAAGAAGATTTGAGAACAAAATTGAAAGATTTAATATTATCTGATGAAGGTGTGTTAATCGAATGTGTTGTTGAAAAAGAAGAAAATGTATTCCCGATGATTCCAGCAGGAAAAACTGTAAGTCAAATGATCGGAAAGAAAGGTGTGTTAGAAAATGAATAG
- the ilvA gene encoding threonine ammonia-lyase has translation MHKLYDFMEARERLGTVIEKTKLIHSNIFSDESGNDVYIKPENLQRTGAFKIRGAYNKIAKLTEEEKKRGVIAASAGNHAQGVALAAQKLGIKAVIVMPKHTPLIKVEATRRYGAEVILTGEVYDEAYEYAKKLQEKEGYTFVHPFNDEDVIEGQGTIALEVLEELPDADIILVPIGGGGLISGIASAAKLKNPLIKIIGVEPEGAASALEARKSHHVVELDEANTIADGTAVKKIGDITFDYIEKYVDDIVTVSDYELMAAFLVLVEKHKIVAENSGILAVAGLKKLNVTGKKIVSIISGGNIDVLTISSMINKGLVARGRIFTFAVDLPDKPGQLVAVSQILSEQNANVIRLEHNQFKNLDRFHEVELQVTVETNGEEHINKITQEFEKKGYIIRRLNAQAMIDD, from the coding sequence TTGCATAAATTATATGATTTTATGGAAGCTAGAGAACGATTGGGGACGGTTATTGAAAAGACGAAATTGATTCATAGCAATATTTTTTCTGATGAATCAGGAAACGATGTCTATATTAAACCTGAAAACTTACAAAGAACAGGTGCATTTAAAATAAGAGGTGCTTATAATAAAATTGCGAAATTGACGGAAGAAGAGAAAAAAAGAGGAGTAATTGCAGCATCGGCTGGAAATCATGCACAAGGTGTGGCACTAGCTGCTCAAAAATTAGGAATTAAGGCTGTAATCGTTATGCCTAAACATACGCCGCTTATTAAGGTTGAAGCGACTAGAAGATATGGTGCGGAAGTTATTTTGACTGGGGAAGTTTATGATGAGGCTTATGAGTATGCAAAAAAATTGCAGGAAAAAGAAGGGTACACTTTTGTGCATCCGTTTAATGATGAAGATGTAATTGAAGGACAAGGGACTATTGCTTTAGAAGTTTTGGAGGAATTGCCTGACGCTGATATTATTTTGGTGCCAATTGGTGGAGGAGGACTTATTTCAGGAATTGCTTCGGCTGCGAAATTAAAAAATCCATTGATAAAAATAATTGGTGTTGAGCCAGAAGGTGCAGCGAGTGCATTGGAGGCTAGAAAAAGTCATCATGTGGTTGAACTTGATGAAGCAAATACAATTGCAGATGGAACAGCTGTTAAAAAAATTGGTGACATTACATTTGACTATATTGAAAAATATGTAGATGACATAGTTACTGTATCTGATTATGAGTTAATGGCGGCATTTTTGGTTTTGGTTGAAAAACACAAAATTGTTGCGGAAAATTCGGGAATTTTGGCTGTGGCAGGATTGAAAAAATTGAATGTTACAGGAAAAAAGATAGTTTCAATAATAAGTGGTGGTAATATAGATGTATTAACTATTTCATCTATGATTAATAAAGGATTGGTAGCTAGAGGAAGAATTTTTACATTTGCAGTTGATTTGCCTGACAAACCAGGACAATTGGTGGCTGTGTCACAAATTCTTTCGGAACAAAATGCGAATGTAATTAGACTTGAACATAATCAGTTTAAGAATTTAGATAGATTCCATGAAGTTGAATTGCAAGTTACGGTTGAAACAAATGGAGAAGAACATATTAATAAAATAACTCAAGAATTTGAGAAAAAAGGATATATAATTAGAAGATTGAATGCACAAGCAATGATTGATGATTAA
- a CDS encoding alpha/beta hydrolase encodes MVNDNESKILNVKLTQEKIKSIVNVTYSQPVSYFRKNIKLEMDILKPNREGKYPTVLFVPGGSFAHSYKENYLQQRLEIAKAGYVVASMEYRTIPDGVFPQSLEDVKAAIRFLKANADEYGVDKGKIALMGESAGGYLVAMAGVTSGTTNFDRGENLSENSDVQAVIDIYGVTDFGEVDFDIPEDAEEGYRAILMSVKFWLNDVRNNVESTNPISYISQKTPPFLLMHGDADTLVLPNQTEMLHKALIEKGVDSKRYIVPGAGHSDEYWFQSEVTELIIDFLNKKIKNI; translated from the coding sequence ATGGTAAATGATAATGAAAGTAAAATTCTAAATGTTAAATTGACACAAGAAAAAATAAAATCAATAGTAAATGTTACTTATTCACAGCCAGTTAGTTATTTTAGGAAAAATATAAAATTGGAAATGGATATTTTAAAGCCTAATAGAGAGGGGAAATATCCGACAGTATTATTTGTGCCGGGAGGATCTTTTGCACACAGCTATAAGGAAAATTATTTGCAGCAAAGATTGGAAATAGCTAAAGCAGGTTATGTGGTTGCAAGTATGGAATACAGGACTATTCCTGATGGAGTTTTTCCTCAAAGTCTGGAAGATGTAAAGGCAGCAATAAGATTTTTAAAGGCTAATGCTGATGAGTATGGAGTTGATAAGGGGAAAATAGCATTGATGGGTGAATCTGCTGGAGGTTATTTAGTAGCAATGGCAGGAGTTACAAGCGGAACTACCAATTTTGACAGGGGCGAGAATTTATCTGAAAATAGTGATGTGCAAGCAGTTATAGATATTTATGGCGTAACAGATTTTGGAGAGGTTGATTTTGATATTCCAGAAGATGCAGAAGAAGGTTATAGGGCGATACTTATGTCGGTAAAGTTCTGGCTAAATGATGTAAGGAATAATGTTGAATCTACAAATCCTATATCTTATATTTCACAAAAAACGCCTCCATTTCTATTAATGCATGGAGATGCAGATACATTGGTTCTTCCGAATCAGACAGAAATGCTTCATAAGGCGTTGATTGAAAAGGGTGTGGACTCAAAAAGATACATAGTTCCAGGAGCAGGACATTCAGATGAATATTGGTTTCAGTCTGAAGTTACAGAATTGATAATAGATTTCTTGAATAAAAAAATAAAAAATATTTAA
- the ilvD gene encoding dihydroxy-acid dehydratase, whose translation MDGKKRSNNLTEGAARAPHRSLLKGLGFINDEMEKPIIGIANSFNEIIPGHVHLKNLVQSVKDGIRMAGGVPMEFNTIGICDGLAMNHIGMKYSLVTRNIIADSIEAVAMATPFDAIVFMPSCDKVVPGMLIAAARLNIPSIFVSGGAMLAGVYKGKKIGLSNVFEAVGAYNTGQITRKELNSVEEMACPTCGSCAGMYTANTMNCLTEALGMGLPGNGTVPAVFSERARLAKKAGMQIMEVLKADLRPSDILTREAFENAVAVDMALGGSSNTALHLPAIAHEAGIDLTLSDFNEIAQKTRQICKLSPSGEYFIEDLYRAGGVTGVMKRLLENERLHGDAKTVALQTQGELAKDAFINDDAVIKPWDKPAYKTGGIAVLKGNLAPNGCVVKEGAVDPEMLQHTGPAKVFNSEEEAVKAIVGGEIVAGDVVIIRYEGPKGGPGMREMLSPTAMIAGMGLDKDVALITDGRFSGATRGASIGHVSPEAASGGNIAIIQNGDIVEIDIPNRSINIKISDEEIEARKAKLEPFKLQVKGYLKKYAMHVSSADRGAIEILD comes from the coding sequence ATGGATGGAAAAAAAAGAAGTAATAACTTGACAGAAGGTGCAGCAAGAGCACCACATAGATCGTTATTAAAAGGGTTAGGTTTTATAAATGATGAAATGGAAAAACCAATAATTGGGATTGCGAACTCATTTAATGAAATAATACCAGGGCATGTTCATTTGAAAAACTTGGTTCAATCGGTAAAAGATGGAATTAGAATGGCTGGAGGAGTTCCAATGGAATTTAATACAATTGGAATTTGTGATGGACTTGCGATGAATCACATTGGGATGAAATATTCGTTGGTTACAAGAAATATAATTGCAGATTCGATCGAAGCAGTTGCTATGGCTACTCCATTTGATGCGATTGTGTTTATGCCAAGCTGTGATAAAGTAGTGCCTGGAATGTTGATTGCTGCGGCAAGATTGAATATACCTTCAATATTTGTAAGTGGAGGAGCGATGCTTGCAGGAGTTTACAAAGGTAAAAAAATTGGATTAAGTAATGTATTTGAAGCGGTTGGAGCTTATAACACTGGGCAAATTACTAGAAAAGAATTAAATTCTGTAGAAGAAATGGCTTGTCCGACTTGTGGATCATGTGCAGGAATGTATACTGCAAATACTATGAACTGCTTAACAGAAGCACTTGGAATGGGACTTCCAGGAAATGGAACTGTTCCAGCTGTATTTTCAGAAAGAGCAAGACTTGCTAAAAAAGCGGGAATGCAAATTATGGAAGTTTTAAAAGCAGATTTAAGACCAAGTGATATTTTAACAAGAGAAGCATTTGAAAATGCGGTTGCAGTAGATATGGCACTTGGAGGATCTTCTAATACAGCGTTACATTTACCTGCGATTGCTCATGAAGCTGGAATTGACTTGACTTTAAGTGACTTTAATGAAATTGCGCAAAAAACTCGTCAAATTTGTAAATTGTCACCATCAGGAGAATATTTCATTGAAGACTTGTATAGAGCGGGTGGAGTTACTGGAGTTATGAAGAGATTGCTTGAAAATGAAAGATTGCATGGAGATGCGAAAACTGTAGCATTGCAAACACAAGGAGAATTGGCAAAAGATGCATTCATTAATGATGATGCTGTAATCAAACCTTGGGATAAACCAGCTTACAAAACTGGAGGAATTGCTGTATTGAAAGGTAACTTGGCACCAAATGGATGTGTTGTTAAAGAAGGTGCGGTAGATCCAGAAATGTTGCAACATACAGGACCTGCGAAAGTATTTAATAGTGAAGAAGAAGCCGTTAAAGCGATTGTTGGTGGAGAAATTGTAGCAGGAGATGTTGTAATTATTAGATATGAAGGACCAAAAGGTGGACCAGGAATGAGAGAAATGTTATCGCCAACAGCTATGATTGCAGGAATGGGTCTTGATAAAGATGTTGCGTTAATTACAGATGGAAGATTCTCTGGAGCTACGAGAGGTGCTTCGATTGGACACGTTTCGCCAGAAGCTGCTTCAGGTGGAAATATTGCGATTATTCAAAATGGAGATATTGTGGAAATTGATATTCCAAACAGATCAATTAATATTAAAATCTCTGATGAAGAAATTGAAGCTAGAAAAGCTAAATTGGAACCATTTAAACTTCAAGTAAAAGGATACTTGAAAAAATATGCTATGCATGTGTCTTCTGCAGATAGAGGAGCAATTGAAATTTTAGATTAG
- a CDS encoding LemA family protein, translating to MSLLVLVLLLLLVLEILEIKIVQNLKYCALKVSYNNFHKNDVMDERLNNNN from the coding sequence ATGTCATTATTGGTTTTAGTCTTATTATTATTACTGGTTTTAGAAATTTTAGAAATTAAAATTGTACAAAATTTAAAATATTGTGCCTTAAAAGTTTCTTATAATAATTTTCATAAAAACGATGTAATGGATGAAAGATTGAACAATAATAATTAA
- a CDS encoding OmpA family protein, with the protein MKKMLAIVMLLVLVAISCTTAPDGTRKVSKTGIGTGIGAAAGAVIGQVIGKDTKGTLIGTAGGAAVGAVIGNIFDRQEKELKEKLSGTGVKVERTGEGEIKLTAPENITFDTNSYIVKPQFKGTIESIAATLKAYPDSKIIVSGHTDNTGNDAINNPLSVNRANAVANLLQADGVDSSRITSTGYGSRNPIASNSTVQGRQQNRRVEIKIVANQK; encoded by the coding sequence ATGAAAAAAATGTTAGCAATCGTTATGTTATTGGTATTGGTAGCTATTTCTTGTACAACGGCACCTGATGGGACTCGAAAAGTTAGTAAAACTGGAATTGGAACAGGAATTGGTGCAGCAGCTGGTGCAGTAATTGGACAGGTTATTGGAAAAGATACGAAAGGGACACTTATTGGTACAGCTGGAGGTGCAGCAGTTGGTGCGGTAATTGGAAATATTTTTGACAGACAGGAAAAAGAATTGAAGGAAAAATTAAGTGGAACTGGAGTAAAAGTTGAAAGAACTGGAGAAGGAGAAATTAAATTAACTGCACCTGAAAATATTACTTTTGATACAAATAGTTACATTGTAAAACCTCAATTTAAAGGAACAATAGAATCTATCGCAGCTACATTAAAAGCTTATCCTGATTCAAAAATAATAGTTTCAGGACATACTGATAATACAGGAAATGATGCAATAAATAACCCATTATCAGTAAATAGAGCAAATGCAGTTGCAAATTTATTACAAGCAGATGGAGTTGATAGCTCAAGAATAACTTCAACAGGTTATGGAAGCAGAAATCCTATCGCAAGTAATTCAACAGTACAAGGAAGACAGCAAAATAGAAGAGTTGAAATAAAAATAGTTGCAAATCAAAAATAA